Proteins encoded by one window of Macaca mulatta isolate MMU2019108-1 chromosome 10, T2T-MMU8v2.0, whole genome shotgun sequence:
- the LOC114675684 gene encoding ankyrin repeat domain-containing protein 18B-like, which translates to MIEWWDESVAYKKLLERTINMLYVFGNEDFGFHGDLKTDKLKMDILIKKLNHKFDDLMAEKEAVSSKCVSLVKDNQVLQQELLSMRKVQQECEKLEEDKKMLKEQILNLKTHMENNMVELGKVQEYKSELDKKAMQAIEKLEEIHLQTQAQHEKQLEQLSKDNMASLNKKELMLKDVECKFSEMKTAYEEVTTELEEYKEAFAAALKANNSMSKKITKSNKKIAMISTKLLMEKERMKHFLSTLSTRRDPESPCVGNLTSRGLNRKYVPQMSIRIPTSNPQTSNNCKNYFTEMELDCVEQIIRETKRSIKLYYRLHQKAHDIDIKVG; encoded by the exons ATGATTGAATGGTGGGATGAGTCTGTTGC ATATAAGAAACTCCTGGAAAGGACAataaatatgttatatgtatttggAAATGAAGACTTTGGTTTCCATGGAGACttaaaaactgataaactgaAAATGGATATTCTGATTAAGAAGCTAAACCATAag TTTGATGATCTTATGGCAGAGAAGGAAGCTGTATCTTCAAAATGTGTCAGTTTGGTGAAAGACAATCAAGTTCTTCAACAGGAGTTATTATCTATGAGAAAAGTACAACAGGAATGTGAAAAACTTGAGGAGGATAAAAAGATGTTGAAAGAACAAATATTAAATCTTAAGACacatatggaaaacaatatggtagAACTTGGCAAAGTACAAGAATATAAATCAGAGCTAGATAAAAAGGCAATGCAggcaatagaaaaattagaagaaatccATTTACAG acACAAGCACAACATGAAAAACAATTGGAGCAGTTAAGCAAGGATAACATGGCTTCACTAAATAAGAAGGAACTCATGCTTAAAGATGTGGAATGTAAATTCTCCGAAATGAAAACTGCTTATGAAGAGGTTACAACCGAATTGGAAGAATATAAGGAAGCCTTTGCAGCAGCATTGAAAGCTAACaattccatgtcaaaaaaaataacaaa ATCGAATAAGAAAATAGCAATGATCAGCACCAAGCTCCTTATGGAGAAAGAGCGGATGAAACATTTTCTCAGCACTCTTTCTACAAGGCGAGACCCAGAGTCACCTTGTGTTGGAAATCTTACTAGTAGAGGACTCAACAGAAAATATGttccccaaatgtccatcagaatTCCTACTTCAAACCCACAGACTTCAAATAACTGCAAGAACTACTTCACTGAG aTGGAGCTGGACTGTGTAGAACAAATAAttagagagacaaagagaa GTATCAAGTTATATTATCGCCTCCACCAGAAAGCCCATGATATTGACATAAAAGTGGGATAG